A genomic region of Alligator mississippiensis isolate rAllMis1 chromosome 6, rAllMis1, whole genome shotgun sequence contains the following coding sequences:
- the MKI67 gene encoding proliferation marker protein Ki-67 isoform X9 encodes MRCGVAARFEYPPQSTPRKRCSRSPKSETLQVLHVQQVAEVESLLTETARSKGPRGSDDSKCEGQNAGENKQSTEENITRPKSAKKPATPKSAFRTPTSVKKENKMSPFSQIYEYLKHENAINKSQSESNIQQQTDISRCLPGQGSQIKMDAIIREDAKECKVKQNIHGLEPNQFTTEQNGLEKRFSGSHRTVVTNQKPIDLEEKNDLPLQDSAETYEQNVSRKSEVTKCIAIKLKRVSDQKAAFSPKSCTIESLGDIAQVLPPGTPIKHSTGAANEDGLTSISETTKYSASTPRSRRKGRWSHSSSSTKETNETSSISTDRSLTGQDFLLMLKQSTEIKSEIQKGVVCKSDGNELCVLAEMNKNSKQKRTSKPLTPVKSLSAEEVVKEIHDETYFASKKRDSETHTPPPRKSSFQSTRRSCSQNKELRSKSVHSEMLSPGKIATKDASPSICKSHSGTQRGRPRTSRQHIEKALERDSSQEHDKSVDSNKEELAAKSCQQKLDLEDASIMPRCHRLSTKRRCSENVVLKDDEILSEMSACGLSVKIEKSGELKRSPQKRKSGNSDLSLQPLGKRKRVSFGGHLSPELFDKSLPPNSPLKRGAIPARLSLPFGNSPRAVLKKAQGLKRCVIKELSEHLQKKKLSPKQPPARRSPAASPPARRSPAASPPARRSPAASPPARRSPAASPGLENTSSKLSASTPSNASFTRGRFSVSHISTPSPTSEEQGSIEEKINVNARDFTHANTLESFRVNQDHKISVPTTPKQVTRQSARFTAKRTPGKRRSGAVAAVHAKRRSGASDANLLVAKSWAEVVKLGVARPQVRTAKKYVQKRRRAKKLQLPKTPERKVKGHFSTGHADSPATIMIGRAHTTTVKMDYGQAPKVVKNSALKLCMDINESFTGVPEMFKTPVNGDQKSPSLTSGQKTDLSPMYTAIEVSELLTPEESGEMAVSPLNISSSAKQKQVNQEAVSHFLKRQKSSDSDVSIDSDKDEAVMKKKMGTKPLIIAEKKINEVTLGARSQMNTPKQETEPLETLSGVKQCMKTPEEKTEPAETLSGVKRSLRTPKQKAEPVDALSGVRRLMRTPKQKAEPVDALSGVRRLMRTPKQKAEPVDALSGVKRLMRTPKQKAEPVDALSGVKRLMRTPKQKAEPVDALSGVKRLMRTPKQKAEPVDALSGVKRLMRTPKQKTQPVDALSGVKRLMRTPKQKAEPVDALSGVKRLMQTPKQKAEPVDALSGVKRLMRTPKQKTQPVDALSGVKRLMRTPKQKMEPVVDDVAFKRLFETPEQRKQVGNNICGVSVTKATAKVKCQPVEDMKRISCMMKTPKEIVRPIEDMFGISRLLRTPREKYLPVDDFVGLQKLLAEPKQKCSDSELDYVGVKEMFDTPEEKVQSTEVMDLSQKEVFPCTDSRNEHAEEKSSLCNSSEKVILSLRKRTGGQENLEMLKSIVPAKRNRRVKTEHNKQCSTDEPCSKERPRRQRRNTRRAEMAKCTQRDEDDFTKNLTEAVPMEELENKKAKIKVTEKKGKALKGNSRKQLAEAEVVKMDYNTVGNIQEIKRTSNETAVKTQAPLEETEAGNKDAGTDESCKSDYLLSENANEVPLNVYHLQANTNPVKESNPRCRNNRGKKGVIMPKEDEFSKNVNGKEASQTKDLNTKNINDQDFIIAQTPGTCSLDSLSGSRKEHAAQVAFNGTNYLNESHCGFKREISSEEIIPQMKSDIESQKTATKKSSRAEKTSKTKKDQKDSTTAVVQIVEEESAVLRCRRSTRGSNKEQETPKTNENEILENNPTESKENILRRGRRKEVQFQLKESSSVSLGGKHAGPEDNNKEANHEDGQNEASKKIPAQANGRRGRRKQVNLVLQAATSSSVTGKSILLEDPSKDETVKKDENTTLEAATSSLKQNSLRSWKREVVFTSQMANSTSLRRKHDLSEGNDKEETLQKDQNTVLENTASHTKISASTRGRRKKSHLAEQATSSSSLRGKHGLTKNDKNEIADEGHGAGLEMSAASTEEIPSRRGRRKKVAFVPQETRSTSLQAKCVLPTNGVIEEILKDQNIALENTTTRTRANSARGERIKKSDLTQQVASSPSVGGKCGLERNGVEDASKDQNVALEIVPSARENLSRRGKRKDAVILPQAINFTSQEGKCGLLIDNVTEKVPVEDQNKVLENASSEAKASTSARGRRRKADLVEQATSSLSHRGKCGLPKNDGKEEISENQNIVLETVPFSSEIPPRRGRRKGVVPLSQATSSTSQKEKCSLSESSDQEDTHKEGKNVALESATPLEKSNPLKKKGRKKMDLLSPAAGSTVPHNQLSLPENDGKRETPKGDQNMPLEIISSAKGKPSGRGRKKKIDASTSLRKTYDLPKDSGQEATPKEDKNVAVENALSHGKPDLSRRKRNKKIEVMSQADNFPLFQDKARLTEDDIKEVVHTEGQNVVLEHTTPAKEIILRKGKKKEIGLPSQATRSAPLGRKRHLPEDERAAKQVKSGENSESRTLRGRRNKTQEGNDKDVSRIQTGIERRTRASTRTRK; translated from the exons ATGACAGTAAGTGTGAAGGCCAAAATGCTGGTGAGAATAAGCAAAGCACTGAGGAAAATATTACCAGACCTAAATCAGCCAAGAAACCTGCAACACCCAAGTCTGCATTCAGAACACCCACGTctgtcaaaaaagaaaataagatgtCTCCTTTTAGCCAAATTTATGAATATCTGAAGCATGAGAATGCAATTAACAAAAGTCAGTCAGAAAGCAACATACAACAGCAAACAGATATATCAAGATGTCTACCTGGTCAGGGGAGCCAGATTAAGATGGACGCAATCATTAGGGAAGATGCTAAAGAGTGTAAAGTTAAACAAAACATACATGGCTTGGAACCGAATCAGTTTACTACTGAACAAAATGGTTTAGAGAAGAGATTTTCTGGAAGTCATCGAACTGTTGTTACAAATCAGAAACCAATagatttagaagaaaaaaatgacttgCCTTTGCAGGACTCTGCTGAAACCTATGAACAAAATGTATCAAGAAAATCTGAAGTGACTAAGTGTATTGCAATTAAATTAAAGAGAGTGAGTGACCAAAAAGCAGCATTTTCTCCTAAGTCATGTACTATAGAATCCTTGGGAGACATTGCTCAAGTACTCCCCCCTGGAACACCAATTAAGCACTCAACAGGGGCAGCTAATGAAGATGGCTTGACAAGCATTTCTGAAACCACTAAATACTCTGCATCTACACCAAGGTCTAGAAGGAAGGGTCGTTGGTCTCATTCAAGCTCATCTACAAAAGAGACCAATGAAACAAGTTCTATAAGTACAGACAGATCACTAACTGGACAAGACTTCTTGTTAATGCTTAAGCAATCAACAGAAATTAAATCTGAAATTCAAAAGGGTGTAGTGTGCAAAAGTGATGGAAATGAACTGTGTGTTTTGGCAGAAATGAATAAAAATTCGAAACAAAAGAGAACTAGTAAACCGCTTACACCAGTAAAATCTTTAAGTGCAGAAGAAGTGGTGAAAGAAATTCATGATGAGACTTATTTTGCCTCAAAAAAGAGAGATTCTGAAACTCATACTCCTCCTCCTAGGAAGAGTAGTTTCCAAAGCACCAGAAGGAGTTGTAGTCAAAATAAGGAACTGAGAAGTAAAAGTGTGCATTCAGAAATGCTTTCTCCAGGAAAGATAGCAACAAAGGATGCATCTCCTAGCATCTGTAAATCTCATTCTGGGACTCAAAGAGGTAGACCAAGGACCTCTAGACAGCATatagaaaaggcactggagagaGATTCATCTCAAGAACATGACAAGAGTGTAGACAGCAACAAAGAGGAGTTGGCTGCAAAGAGTTGCCAACAGAAATTGGATTTGGAAGATGCTTCTATTATGCCAAGATGTCATAGGCTGTCAACAAAAAGAAGATGCTCTGAAAATGTTGTATTGAAAGATGATGAGATCCTTTCTGAAATGAGTGCTTGTGGTCTGTCTGTTAAAATAGAGAAGTCAG GTGAATTGAAGAGGTCACCACAAAAACGAAAAAGTGGTAACAGTGATTTGTCACTTCAGCCCCTTGGGAAAAGGAAGAGAGTGTCTTTTGGTGGTCATCTGAGTCCTGAACTTTTTGATAAGAGTTTGCCTCCTAATTCACCCCTCAAAAGAGGTGCAATTCCAGCAAGACTTAGCTTACCATTTGGAAATTCACCTCGTGCAGTTCTGAAGAAGGCTCAGGGGCTCAAACGTTGTGTAATCAAG GAACTTTCTGAgcatttgcagaaaaaaaaattgtcaccAAAACAGCCGCCCGCCCGGAGGTCCCCGGCTGCCTCGCCGCCCGCCCGGAGGTCCCCGGCTGCCTCGCCGCCCGCCCGGAGGTCCCCGGCTGCCTCGCCGCCCGCCCGGAggtccccagctgcctcccctggCCTTGAAAATACGTCATCTAAACTTTCTGCAAGCACCCCTTCAAATGCATCTTTTACAAGAGGACGCTTCTCAGTTTCTCACATCAGCACACCATCTCCAACTTCAGAGGAACAGGGTTCTATTGAAGAAAAAATTAATGTAAATGCAAGAGATTTTACTCATGCCAACACACTTGAATCTTTTCGTGTTAACCAGGATCATAAGATTTCTGTACCCACTACACCTAAACAGGTAACAAGGCAGAGTGCAAGATTTACTGCAAAGAGAACTCCTGGGAAGAGGAGGAGTGGTGCTGTGGCAGCTGTTCATGCTAAACGAAGGAGTGGTGCTTCTGATGCCAATTTGCTAG TTGCAAAATCCTGGGCAGAGGTGGTGAAACTGGGTGTTGCAAGACCACAAGTGAGAACTGCAAAAAAATATGTTCAAAAAAGAAGAAGAGCGAAGAAATTACAATTGCCAAAG ACAccagaaagaaaagtaaaaggaCATTTTAGTACAGGTCATGCAGATTCTCCTGCTACAATAATGATAGGAAGAGCTCATACCACCACAGTGAAAATGGACTATGGACAAGCCCCAAAAGTGGTGAAAAACTCTGCTTTGAAACTCTGCATGGATATAAATGAAAGTTTCACAG GGGTGCCTGAGATGTTTAAAACTCCAGTAAATGGGGATCAAAAAAGTCCATCTCTGACATCTGGCCAAAAGACTGACCTTTCGCCAATGTACACTGCAATCGAAGTCTCCGAGCTACTCACTCCAGAGGAATCTG GAGAAATGGCAGTATCACCCTTAAATATTTCAAGTagtgcaaaacaaaaacaagttaaTCAGGAAGCTGTATCTCATTTCCTGAAAAGACAAAagtcttcagattcagatgtTTCTATTGATTCTGATAAAGACGAAGcagtaatgaaaaagaaaatgggaaCGAAACCATTAATAAtagcagaaaagaaaataaatgaggtGACGTTAGGAGCTAGAAGTCAAATGAATACCCCAAAGCAAGAGACAGAACCTCTTGAAACCTTGTCAGGTGTCAAACAGTGCATGAAGACCCCAGAGGAAAAGACGGAGCCAGCTGAGACCTTGTCAGGTGTCAAGCGGTCCTTGAGGACCCCTAAGCAAAAGGCAGAACCTGTTGATGCCCTGTCGGGAGTCAGGCGTCTTATGCGGACCCCAAAGCAAAAGGCAGAACCCGTTGATGCCCTGTCGGGAGTCAGGCGTCTTATGCGGACCCCAAAGCAAAAGGCAGAACCCGTTGATGCCCTGTCGGGAGTCAAGCGTCTTATGCGGACCCCAAAGCAAAAGGCAGAACCCGTTGATGCCCTGTCGGGAGTCAAGCGTCTTATGCGGACCCCAAAGCAAAAGGCAGAACCCGTTGATGCCCTGTCGGGAGTCAAGCGTCTTATGCGGACCCCAAAGCAAAAGGCAGAACCCGTTGATGCCCTGTCGGGAGTCAAGCGCCTTATGCGGACCCCAAAGCAAAAGACCCAGCCCGTTGATGCCCTGTCGGGAGTCAAGCGTCTTATGCGGACCCCAAAGCAAAAGGCAGAACCCGTTGATGCCCTGTCAGGAGTCAAGCGTCTTATGCAGACCCCAAAGCAAAAGGCAGAACCCGTTGATGCCCTGTCGGGAGTCAAGCGCCTTATGCGGACCCCAAAGCAAAAGACCCAACCCGTTGATGCCCTGTCGGGAGTCAAGCGCCTTATGCGGACCCCAAAGCAGAAGATGGAACCTGTTGTAGATGATGTTGCTTTTAAAAGATTGTTTGAAACTCCAGAACAAAGAAAGCAAGTAGGTAACAACATTTGTGGAGTCTCGGTTACCAAGGCAACAGCAAAAGTAAAATGCCAACCAGTAGAAGATATGAAGAGAATCAGCTGTATGATGAAGACACCAAAGGAAATTGTCAGACCAATAGAAGATATGTTTGGTATCAGTAGGCTACTGAGGACACCAAGAGAAAAGTATTTACCAGTTGATGACTTCGTGGGATTGCAAAAGCTTTTGGCAGAGCCTAAACAAAAATGTTCAGATTCTGAACTGGACTATGTTGGTGTTAAGGAAATGTTTGATACTCCTGAGGAAAAG GTCCAATCAACAGAAGTTATGGATCTCTCACAAAAAGAAGTGTTTCCTTGTACTGATTCCAGAAATGAACATG caGAAGAGAAATCCTCACTCTGTAACAGCAGTGAAAAAGTGATTCTATCACTTAGAAAGAGGACTGGAGGACAGGAAAATTTAGAAATGCTAAAATCCATAGTTCCAGCTAAAAGAAACAGAAGAGTTAAAACCGAACATAACAAACAGTGCTCTACAGATGAGCCTTGTTCAAAAGAAAGACCCCGAAGACAGAGAAGGAACACTCGTAGAGCAGAAATGGCAAAATGTACACAAAGAGATGAAGATGATTTTACTAAGAATCTCACTGAAGCTGTTCCAATGGAAGAAttggaaaacaaaaaagcaaaaattaaagtgaccgagaaaaaagggaaagcttTAAAAGGAAACTCCAGAAAACAGTTGGCTGAAGCAGAAGTTGTGAAAATGGATTACAACACTGTAGGAAATATCCAAGAAATCAAAAGAACTTCAAATGAAACTGCAGTTAAAACACAAGCACCTCTGGAAGAAACTGAAGCAGGAAATAAGGATGCAGGAACAGATGAAAGTTGCAAGTCAGATTACTTACtttctgaaaatgcaaatgaagtACCTCTTAATGTTTACCACTTGCAAGCAAATACAAATCCAGTAAAAGAAAGTAATCCAAGATGTAGAAATAACAGAGGTAAAAAAGGTGTAATTATGCCTAAGGAAGATGAATTTTCAAAAAATGTAAATGGTAAAGAAGCAAGTCAGACAAAAGATCTTAATACAAAAAATATAAACGATCAAGATTTCATAATTGCTCAGACCCCTGGCACCTGCAGTCTGGATTCTCTTAGTGGCAGTAGGAAAGAACATGCTGCTCAGGTTGCTTTCAATGGAACAAATTATTTAAATGAGTCACATTGTGGATTTAAGAGAGAAATAAGCAGCGAAGAAATAATACCTCAAATGAAATCAGACATTGAATCCCAGAAAACTGCTACCAAAAAATCTTCACGAGCAGAGAAAACTTCCAAAACCAAGAAAGATCAAAAGGATTCAACTACAGCAGTAGTTCAAATTGTTGAAGAGGAGAGTGCTGTTCTTAGATGTAGAAGGAGTACAAGGGGAAGTAATAAGGAACAAGAAACacccaaaacaaatgaaaatgaaattctGGAAAATAATCcaacagaaagcaaagaaaatatattgagaagagggagaaggaaagaagtTCAGTTTCAACTTAAGGAATCTAGCTCCGTTTCTCTCGGAGGAAAACACGCTGGACCTGAAGATAACAATAAAGAAGCAAATCATGAAGATGGTCAAAATGAGGCATCAAAAAAAATACCTGCCCAAGCAAATGGAAGAAGGGGCCGAAGGAAACAAGTCAACCTTGTGCTACAGGCAGCTACTTCCTCTTCTGTTACAGGAAAAAGCATATTGCTTGAAGACCCTAGCAAAGATGAGACTGTTAAAAAAGATGAAAATACAACTTTGGAAGCTGCCACTTCCTCTCTAAAACAGAATTCCTTGAGAAGCTGGAAAAGGGAAGTTGTTTTCACATCACAGATGGCTAATTCCACTTCTCTTAGAAGAAAACATGATTTGTCAGAAGGTAATGATAAAGAGGAGACTCTTCAAAAAGATCAAAACACGGTTTTAGAAAATACTGCTTCCCATACAAAAATTAGTGCATCAACAAGAGGCAGAAGAAAAAAGTCTCATCTCGCAGAGCAGGCAACAAGTTCATCTTCTCTCAGGGGAAAACATGGCTTgacaaaaaatgataaaaatgagATTGCTGATGAAGGTCATGGTGCAGGTTTGGAAATGAGTGCTGCTTCTACAGAAGAAATTCcatcaagaaggggaagaaggaaaaaggTTGCTTTTGTGCCACAAGAAACAAGGTCCACTTCACTACAGGCAAAATGTGTTTTGCCTACAAATGGTGTTATTGAGGAGATTCTTAAAGATCAAAACATAGCTTTGGAAAATACCACTACCCGAACAAGAGCTAACTCAGCAAGAGGGGAGAGAATAAAAAAATCTGATCTCACACAACAGGTAGCAAGTTCCCCTTCAGTCGGGGGAAAATGTGGTTTGGAGAGAAATGGTGTTGAAGACGCTAGTAAAGATCAAAATGTGGCTTTGGAAATTGTTCCCTCTGCTAGAGAGAATCTGTCAAGGCGGGGCAAAAGGAAAGATGCTGTTATCTTACCACAGGCAATTAATTTTACTTCCCAAGAAGGAAAATGTGGCTTGCTAATAGATAATGTTACAGAAAAGGTTCCTGTGGAAGATCAAAATAAGGTTTTGGAAAATGCATCTTCTGAGGCAAAAGCTAGTACATCAGCAAGGGGTAGAAGAAGAAAGGCAGATCTAGTAGAACAGGCTACAAGTTCCCTTTCACACAGGGGAAAATGTGGCTTGCCAAAAAATGATGGTAAAGAGGAGATTAGCGAAAATCAAAATATAGTTTTGGAAACTGTACCCTTTTCAAGCGAGATTCCACCTagaagggggagaaggaaaggggtTGTACCCTTGTCACAGGCAACTAGTTCTACTTCTCAAAAGGAAAAATGCAGCTTGTCAGAAAGCAGTGATCAAGAAGATACTCATAAAGAAGGTAAAAATGTGGCTTTGGAAAGTGCAACACCCCTTGAAAAATCTAACCCATTAAaaaagaagggaaggaaaaagatgGATCTCCTGTCACCAGCAGCAGGTTCCACTGTTCCCCACAATCAACTCAGTCTGCCAGAAAATGATGGTAAGAGGGAGACTCCTAAAGGAGATCAAAATATGCCTTTGGAAATTATATCGTCTGCAAAAGGGAAGCCATCTGGAAGGGGCAGAAAGAAAAAGATAGATGCTTCTACTTCTCTTAGGAAAACTTATGACTTGCCAAAAGACTCTGGTCAAGAGGCGACTCCTAAAGAAGACAAAAATGTGGCTGTGGAAAATGCACTCTCCCATGGAAAACCTGATCTgtcaagaaggaaaagaaacaaaaagattgAAGTCATGTCACAGGCAGATAATTTCCCATTGTTCCAAGATAAAGCCAGATTGACAGAAGATGATATTAAAGAGGTAGTTCATACAGAAGGTCAGAATGTAGTTCTTGAGCATACTACTCCTGCAAAAGAGATTATATTgagaaaaggcaaaaagaaagaGATTGGTCTTCCATCCCAGGCAACGAGATCCGCTCCTCTCGGGAGAAAACGACACTTGCCAGAAGATGAAAGGGCAGCCAAACAAGTAAAATCAG GAGAGAACAGTGAAAGCAGAACTCTGAGAGGAAGAAGAAACAAAACTCAAGAAGGAAATGACAAAGATGTAAGCCGGATTCAGACTGGAATAGAGAGGAGAACAAGAGCAAGTACAAGAACAAGAAAGTAG